The Lysinibacillus pakistanensis genome includes a window with the following:
- the rfbB gene encoding dTDP-glucose 4,6-dehydratase produces the protein MKILVTGGAGFIGSNFVNYMVDKYPEYMIVNVDALTYAGNLENLKPSEGRPNYQFVKADITDAETMDQLIGDSVDAVINFAAESHVDRSITDPGIFVQTNIQGTQVLLDAAKKYNIKKYLQVSTDEVYGSLGEEGYFTEQTPLAPNSPYSASKAGADMLVLAYHETFGLPVNITRCSNNYGPFHFPEKLIPLMIINALNDKKLPVYGDGKNVRDWLHVTDHCSAIDLVLHKGIDGEVYNVGGHNEKTNLEVVKEILKQLDKPESLIQYVEDRLGHDRRYAIDPTKLQKELGWEPKYTFETGLKETVQWYLDNQSWWENIISGDYQNYYQQQYGGKL, from the coding sequence ATGAAAATTCTAGTAACAGGTGGAGCAGGTTTTATTGGTAGTAACTTTGTAAACTACATGGTTGATAAATATCCTGAATATATGATTGTTAATGTTGATGCTTTAACATATGCAGGTAATTTAGAGAATTTAAAGCCATCTGAAGGCAGGCCAAATTATCAATTTGTCAAGGCTGATATAACAGATGCAGAGACGATGGATCAGCTAATTGGTGATAGTGTAGACGCTGTGATTAACTTTGCAGCAGAATCACATGTTGACCGAAGTATTACAGACCCTGGAATCTTTGTGCAAACAAATATTCAAGGAACTCAAGTATTATTAGATGCAGCTAAAAAATATAACATCAAAAAGTACTTACAAGTATCTACAGATGAAGTTTATGGCTCATTAGGAGAGGAAGGCTACTTTACTGAACAAACGCCACTAGCTCCAAATAGTCCATACAGTGCAAGTAAGGCTGGAGCAGATATGCTTGTACTTGCATATCACGAAACATTTGGTTTACCAGTAAATATTACACGATGCTCCAATAACTATGGACCATTTCATTTCCCAGAAAAATTGATCCCTTTAATGATTATTAATGCATTAAACGATAAAAAACTTCCTGTGTATGGTGATGGTAAAAACGTTCGCGACTGGCTACATGTAACAGATCATTGTAGTGCGATTGATTTGGTTTTACATAAAGGCATTGATGGTGAAGTTTATAACGTTGGTGGACATAATGAAAAAACGAACTTAGAGGTTGTTAAAGAAATCTTAAAGCAGCTAGATAAGCCAGAATCCTTAATCCAATATGTAGAGGATCGTTTAGGTCATGATCGTCGTTATGCAATTGATCCAACGAAGCTTCAAAAAGAGTTAGGCTGGGAGCCAAAATATACATTTGAAACAGGCTTAAAAGAAACTGTGCAATGGTATCTAGATAATCAATCCTGGTGGGAAAATATCATTTCAGGAGATTATCAAAACTACTATCAACAACAGTATGGTGGTAAATTGTAA
- the rfbD gene encoding dTDP-4-dehydrorhamnose reductase, with translation MKVMVTGANGQLGQELVKQLSNSSHDLFAFTKTELDITDTESVLTVCNDIRPDIIINAAAYTNVDGAETNEELAFQVNAVGQRNLTVAAETVGAKICYISTDYVFNGQATSPYNEYMNVAPLGVYGQSKYAGEFLTQTLNTKYFIVRTAWVYGEYGPNFVKTMLKLAKEKSELGVVHDQVGSPTYTVDLAEFLIELVQTEKYGIYHCTNSGTCSWFEFAQEIFKLANKDIKVNALTSDQFPRPAKRPAYSVLGDLSIRINGFIPRRNWKEALGEYINKNNNLL, from the coding sequence ATGAAGGTTATGGTAACAGGTGCTAATGGACAACTAGGTCAGGAGCTTGTTAAACAATTATCAAATAGCTCGCATGATTTATTTGCATTTACTAAAACTGAGTTAGATATCACGGATACAGAGAGTGTGCTTACTGTATGTAATGATATCAGACCAGATATTATTATTAATGCTGCTGCCTATACAAATGTTGATGGAGCAGAAACGAATGAAGAATTAGCTTTTCAAGTAAATGCTGTGGGACAGCGGAATTTAACTGTAGCAGCAGAAACGGTTGGAGCGAAAATTTGTTATATTAGTACTGACTATGTTTTCAATGGACAAGCAACTTCACCTTACAATGAATATATGAATGTAGCTCCTTTAGGAGTGTATGGACAATCAAAGTATGCCGGTGAATTTTTAACACAAACGCTCAACACAAAATACTTTATTGTACGTACAGCATGGGTTTATGGAGAGTATGGACCTAACTTTGTGAAGACCATGCTAAAATTAGCTAAGGAAAAATCCGAACTGGGTGTTGTTCATGACCAAGTCGGGTCTCCTACTTATACAGTCGACTTAGCAGAGTTTTTAATTGAGTTAGTACAAACTGAAAAATACGGTATCTACCATTGTACAAATAGTGGAACATGCTCTTGGTTCGAATTTGCTCAAGAAATATTTAAATTAGCTAATAAAGATATAAAAGTTAATGCATTAACATCGGATCAATTTCCAAGGCCTGCAAAGCGTCCTGCTTATTCTGTCTTAGGTGATTTATCAATCCGGATTAATGGCTTTATTCCTAGGAGAAATTGGAAGGAAGCTTTAGGTGAATATATAAACAAAAATAACAATCTCCTTTAG
- a CDS encoding glycosyltransferase family 2 protein: protein MASIAVQIVTYNSADYIEDCLDSVIFQSYPVEKIIVIDNNSNDCIKDVVSHYSNVYFVQNSINSGFVGGHNQGLNYAETDYVLVLNPDVILDKYYIEYIIEFMKLNEKVGAATGKLYRDLESHIIDSTGINIKKNRRAVDRGSGEVDQGQYDDERSVFGVSGAAAVYKREMIDMISEDGQFFDESFFAYKEDVDVSWRARLAGWEICFVPKSIAKHERGWKDNKSRKNISLKTRKHSYINRHFYVIKNDNLFYFLLHFPFIFIYEVTCLVYIIFREPKLFSAYKLLFKEYKTLKKKKKFIQSCRIAPSKKIYQYFKGIW, encoded by the coding sequence TTGGCTAGTATAGCTGTTCAAATTGTTACATATAATAGTGCGGATTATATAGAAGATTGTTTAGATTCAGTGATTTTTCAATCATATCCAGTTGAGAAGATAATAGTAATCGATAATAATTCAAATGATTGTATTAAAGATGTTGTTTCTCATTATTCGAATGTTTATTTTGTTCAAAATAGCATAAATAGCGGATTTGTAGGTGGTCATAACCAAGGTTTAAACTATGCTGAGACAGATTATGTTTTAGTATTGAATCCGGATGTGATTTTAGATAAATATTATATAGAATATATTATAGAATTTATGAAGTTAAATGAAAAAGTTGGTGCAGCAACTGGTAAATTATATAGAGATTTAGAATCACACATTATTGACAGTACAGGAATCAATATAAAGAAAAATCGTCGTGCAGTTGATCGTGGAAGTGGAGAAGTAGACCAAGGACAGTATGATGATGAGAGAAGTGTTTTTGGAGTTTCAGGTGCTGCGGCTGTTTATAAAAGAGAAATGATTGACATGATTTCAGAAGATGGACAATTTTTTGATGAAAGTTTTTTTGCCTATAAAGAAGATGTAGATGTTAGTTGGAGAGCTAGATTAGCAGGTTGGGAAATATGTTTTGTCCCTAAATCAATTGCAAAACATGAAAGAGGCTGGAAGGATAATAAATCGAGGAAAAATATTTCTCTTAAAACTAGAAAACATTCCTATATTAATAGACATTTTTATGTGATAAAGAATGATAATTTATTTTACTTTTTATTGCATTTTCCTTTTATTTTTATATACGAAGTAACTTGTTTAGTTTATATCATCTTCAGAGAACCAAAGCTTTTCAGTGCCTATAAACTTCTTTTTAAAGAGTATAAAACTTTAAAAAAAAAGAAAAAATTTATACAATCATGTAGAATAGCTCCTTCAAAAAAGATTTATCAATATTTTAAAGGAATATGGTAA
- a CDS encoding glycosyltransferase family 2 protein, with amino-acid sequence MDLSIVIVNYNTKKLTIDCIQSVLNSKLNFQYEILVVDNGSSDGSVEQIKSLFPHIKVISNKENVGFSKANNQAIRRCSGRYVLLLNSDTIVNENTLDTIICFMDRETSIGAVGCEVNLPDGTLDKACHRGFPTPEASFYYMIGLAQKYPTSPKYNSYHKSYLNMKEVHDIDCLVGAFMMVRKEVIEQVGLLDEKFFMYGEDIDWCYRIKEAGWRIVYNPTVSIVHYKGASSRKKPLKIVYEFHRAMYLFHKKHYAKKYNFFINSVVYTGITLKLAFATINNLLKKVH; translated from the coding sequence ATGGATTTAAGTATAGTAATCGTAAATTATAATACAAAAAAGCTAACAATTGATTGTATTCAATCAGTTTTAAACTCAAAATTGAATTTTCAATATGAAATTCTTGTAGTAGATAATGGTTCTTCAGATGGCTCTGTAGAACAAATCAAAAGTCTATTCCCTCATATAAAGGTTATTTCTAATAAAGAAAATGTCGGATTTTCCAAGGCAAATAATCAAGCAATAAGAAGGTGTAGTGGCCGATATGTGTTATTGTTAAATTCTGATACTATAGTGAATGAAAACACATTAGATACAATCATTTGTTTCATGGATAGAGAAACGAGTATTGGCGCTGTTGGCTGTGAAGTAAATTTACCTGATGGTACCTTGGATAAGGCTTGCCATAGGGGCTTTCCGACTCCAGAAGCTTCCTTCTATTATATGATAGGTTTAGCTCAAAAATACCCTACTAGCCCTAAATATAATAGTTATCATAAAAGCTACTTAAATATGAAAGAAGTACATGATATTGATTGTTTAGTAGGTGCATTTATGATGGTAAGAAAAGAAGTAATAGAGCAGGTAGGTCTATTAGATGAAAAATTTTTTATGTATGGGGAAGATATAGACTGGTGTTATAGAATAAAAGAAGCTGGCTGGCGAATTGTTTATAATCCTACTGTTTCAATTGTTCATTATAAGGGAGCAAGTAGTAGAAAAAAACCATTAAAAATAGTTTATGAGTTTCATAGGGCCATGTATTTATTCCATAAAAAACATTATGCAAAAAAATATAATTTTTTTATTAATAGTGTAGTTTATACAGGAATTACATTAAAGCTAGCCTTTGCTACTATTAATAACCTTTTGAAAAAAGTACATTAA
- a CDS encoding undecaprenyl-phosphate glucose phosphotransferase, with protein sequence MIRGKERFITQLYMTTDFIFIQLAFAVAWYFRFVINKEQQGSYLPLADYFIWNIVYSVAFLAIGFLIGLYVPKRKMKFAKEVSKIIQVQIYSMFVLLSVLFIVKTIDISRMFLAIYLLVGFLIIVTYRFFVKQFLRAMRKKGFNQQFVLILGAGSIGKRYIENLDNHPEYGLRAIGFLDDFKQINREQKILGKIEDLSTTLENTIIDEVVIALPLTAFSKYHQIIEMCEKAGVRVSIVPDFYDILPATPHFESFGDLPVINVRNIPLDEYVNRVLKRLFDIVFALCAILVTSPLLLLIAIGVKLTSPGPILFKQERVGLNRRTFSMYKFRSMKHMPVEASNTQWTVENDPRRTKFGTFLRKTSLDEFPQFFNVLKGDMSIVGPRPERPYFVDQFKEEIPKYMIKHHVRPGITGWAQVCGLRGDTSIEDRIEHDIQYIENWTLLFDIKIIMKTIINGFVNKNAY encoded by the coding sequence GTGATAAGAGGAAAAGAGCGCTTTATTACACAGCTATATATGACAACAGATTTCATCTTTATTCAATTAGCATTTGCTGTTGCATGGTATTTTCGCTTTGTGATTAATAAAGAGCAACAAGGATCATATTTGCCATTAGCAGATTATTTCATTTGGAACATTGTTTACTCTGTTGCATTTTTGGCTATTGGTTTTTTGATTGGCTTATATGTTCCAAAAAGGAAAATGAAGTTTGCAAAAGAAGTTTCTAAAATAATTCAAGTGCAAATTTATAGTATGTTTGTTTTATTAAGTGTGTTATTTATTGTTAAAACGATAGATATATCTAGGATGTTCTTAGCAATCTATTTACTAGTTGGATTTTTGATTATCGTCACGTATCGTTTTTTTGTTAAGCAATTTTTAAGAGCGATGAGAAAAAAAGGCTTTAATCAACAGTTTGTTTTAATTTTAGGAGCGGGTTCCATCGGAAAAAGATATATCGAGAATTTGGATAATCATCCTGAGTACGGGCTTAGAGCAATTGGTTTTTTAGATGATTTTAAACAAATTAATAGAGAACAGAAAATATTAGGTAAAATAGAGGATTTATCGACAACACTAGAAAATACCATTATTGACGAAGTCGTAATTGCTTTACCCTTAACAGCGTTTTCTAAATATCATCAAATTATTGAAATGTGTGAGAAAGCAGGAGTTCGTGTATCTATTGTCCCAGACTTTTACGATATACTACCTGCAACTCCGCATTTTGAAAGTTTTGGAGATTTACCAGTCATTAATGTCAGAAATATACCTTTAGATGAATATGTGAATAGAGTGTTGAAGCGTTTATTTGATATTGTTTTTGCACTTTGTGCGATACTTGTTACATCTCCTTTACTATTGTTAATCGCAATTGGCGTGAAATTAACTTCTCCAGGTCCTATTTTATTTAAGCAGGAGCGTGTGGGGCTAAATAGAAGAACGTTTTCTATGTATAAATTTAGATCTATGAAGCATATGCCTGTTGAAGCTTCTAATACGCAATGGACTGTTGAAAATGACCCAAGAAGAACTAAATTTGGTACTTTCTTGCGAAAAACAAGTCTTGATGAATTTCCTCAATTTTTTAATGTGCTGAAAGGCGATATGAGTATAGTAGGACCTAGACCTGAACGACCTTATTTTGTGGATCAATTTAAAGAAGAAATCCCGAAATATATGATAAAACATCATGTGAGACCAGGAATTACTGGTTGGGCTCAGGTATGTGGGCTACGAGGAGATACTTCAATTGAAGACCGAATTGAGCATGATATTCAATATATTGAAAATTGGACATTATTATTTGATATTAAAATTATTATGAAGACAATCATCAATGGCTTTGTAAATAAAAATGCATACTAG
- the galU gene encoding UTP--glucose-1-phosphate uridylyltransferase GalU, with protein sequence MKNIRKAIIPAAGLGTRFLPVTKAMPKEMLPIVDKPTIQYIVEEAIASGIEDIIIVTGKGKRAIEDHFDNALELETNLIENGKLDMLEKVQESASVEIHYIRQKEPLGLGHAIWCARKFIGDEPFAVLLGDDVVKSEEPCLKQLMNQYENTLSSVIGVQEVPDEDVHRYGVIDPVNTGNRLMQVTQFVEKPALEDAPSNFAIIGRYVLTPEIFRFLDEKKKGKGGEIQLTDAIESLNGIQRVFAYAFEGRRYDVGEQLGFIETTIDFALEREDLSEGVKEIILKKAKQLSGEIL encoded by the coding sequence ATGAAAAATATCCGCAAAGCCATTATCCCAGCTGCTGGACTTGGAACACGTTTCTTGCCAGTTACTAAAGCCATGCCAAAAGAGATGTTGCCGATTGTTGATAAGCCGACGATTCAATATATTGTGGAAGAAGCTATTGCCTCTGGGATTGAGGATATTATTATTGTAACAGGTAAGGGTAAACGAGCCATTGAGGATCATTTCGATAATGCACTAGAGCTTGAAACAAACTTAATTGAAAATGGAAAGCTTGATATGCTTGAAAAGGTTCAGGAATCTGCTAGCGTAGAAATTCACTATATTCGTCAAAAAGAGCCTCTTGGATTAGGACATGCCATTTGGTGTGCTCGTAAATTTATTGGCGATGAACCATTTGCTGTCCTGCTTGGTGATGATGTTGTGAAAAGTGAAGAGCCTTGTTTAAAACAATTAATGAATCAATATGAGAACACCTTATCCAGTGTTATTGGTGTACAAGAGGTACCCGATGAGGATGTCCATCGATACGGTGTAATTGATCCAGTTAACACTGGCAATCGATTGATGCAAGTGACGCAATTTGTGGAAAAGCCTGCATTAGAGGATGCACCATCCAATTTTGCGATAATTGGGCGCTATGTATTAACACCTGAAATATTCCGCTTTTTAGATGAGAAGAAGAAGGGGAAGGGCGGCGAAATTCAATTAACTGATGCCATTGAATCGTTAAATGGTATTCAACGAGTGTTTGCCTATGCGTTTGAGGGGCGTCGTTATGATGTAGGTGAGCAATTAGGATTTATTGAAACGACCATTGATTTTGCATTAGAACGTGAGGATTTAAGTGAGGGTGTAAAAGAAATTATTTTAAAAAAAGCGAAACAGTTAAGTGGTGAAATTTTATGA
- the galE gene encoding UDP-glucose 4-epimerase GalE, producing the protein MILVVGGAGYIGSHFVKELVKDYDVVVLDNLSTGHRWAVDAKAIFIQGDLGDSTIVQRIFDTYKIEAVIHFAAFSLVGESVIDPMKYYENNVAATLNLLKAMKRNEINKFIFSSTAATYGMPTVDFIDEKTPTNPINPYGQSKLMVEQMLADFAQSYQMKYVVLRYFNAAGAHETAEIGESHNPETHLIPIILQHLGGQRDSISVFGTDYDTPDGTCIRDYIHVTDLAKAHLLALEALLSSTIETATYNLGNGNGYSVKQIIETCELVTGKKANVQYAERRAGDPAKLVANAGKIYAELGWKAQLDILDIIKSAWIWHKKQF; encoded by the coding sequence ATGATTTTAGTTGTTGGCGGTGCTGGATATATTGGTAGTCATTTTGTAAAGGAATTAGTAAAGGACTATGATGTAGTTGTACTTGACAATTTAAGTACGGGTCACCGTTGGGCAGTTGATGCAAAGGCTATTTTTATACAAGGTGATTTAGGAGATTCAACAATTGTTCAACGAATATTTGATACATATAAAATTGAAGCGGTTATACATTTTGCAGCCTTTAGCTTAGTAGGGGAATCTGTGATTGATCCTATGAAATACTATGAGAATAATGTAGCAGCCACATTGAATTTGTTAAAAGCTATGAAGCGTAATGAAATTAATAAATTTATTTTCTCTTCTACCGCTGCTACGTATGGTATGCCAACTGTTGATTTCATTGATGAAAAGACACCTACTAATCCTATTAACCCATATGGTCAGTCAAAGTTAATGGTTGAGCAAATGCTGGCAGATTTTGCACAGAGCTACCAGATGAAATATGTTGTATTACGTTATTTTAATGCTGCGGGAGCACATGAGACAGCTGAAATTGGTGAAAGTCATAATCCAGAAACGCATTTAATCCCCATCATTCTTCAGCATTTAGGGGGACAAAGAGACTCCATTTCAGTGTTTGGTACTGACTATGATACACCTGATGGTACTTGTATCCGTGATTATATTCATGTCACTGATTTAGCCAAGGCACATTTATTAGCTTTAGAGGCATTATTAAGTTCTACTATTGAAACCGCCACATATAATTTAGGGAATGGCAATGGTTATTCAGTAAAGCAAATCATTGAAACATGTGAGCTGGTAACAGGAAAAAAAGCCAATGTACAATATGCTGAACGACGTGCTGGTGATCCTGCCAAGTTAGTTGCCAATGCCGGTAAGATTTATGCAGAATTAGGATGGAAGGCTCAATTGGATATTCTAGATATCATCAAAAGTGCATGGATTTGGCATAAAAAGCAATTCTAA
- a CDS encoding glucose-6-phosphate isomerase, whose translation MFAEIVKTTLLNCSLDDSDLIQYKDRVKNIHNALPHYPLTGWIDSPLQNQEGLLTSIERVASEIRACADVLVVVGVGGSFLGARAIQEALMPYFGLAKGGIEVVYVGLNMSGAYIKELLTYLDTKQVYVNVISKSGGTMEPALAFRVMRLYMEERYGEKVTERIIVTTDADKGILKGIADKAGYRQFVIPADVGGRYSVLTPVGLLPVAVAGVDIRALMDGARYAATELAEEDLGHNDAYKYAVMRHMLYEQGYTIELLASFEPGLNKFHEWWKQLFGESEGKEHKGLYPSTVNFSTDLHAIGQFIQEGSRVMFETLLHFHEIEGDLAVPFDARNEDGLNYLSTRTFNEINAISKQGTALAHAEGQVPVIQLELPKLDAYHLGYLIYFFMKACAMSACLLEVNPFDQPGVEAYKSKMLELLKEEKVISK comes from the coding sequence GTGTTTGCAGAAATTGTAAAAACAACATTGCTAAATTGTTCGCTAGATGATAGTGATCTTATTCAATATAAAGATCGAGTAAAAAATATCCATAACGCATTACCACACTATCCATTAACAGGCTGGATCGATTCCCCCTTACAAAATCAAGAGGGACTGCTTACCTCTATTGAACGTGTGGCAAGTGAAATACGAGCTTGTGCGGATGTCCTGGTTGTTGTAGGCGTTGGTGGTTCCTTCTTAGGTGCACGTGCAATCCAAGAGGCGCTGATGCCTTATTTTGGGCTGGCTAAGGGTGGCATTGAGGTTGTCTATGTTGGTTTGAATATGAGCGGTGCATACATTAAGGAGCTTCTCACTTATTTAGATACTAAACAAGTATATGTCAATGTGATTTCGAAGTCAGGCGGTACAATGGAGCCGGCGTTGGCCTTTCGTGTAATGCGTTTATATATGGAGGAGCGTTATGGCGAGAAGGTAACGGAGCGTATTATTGTCACGACGGATGCGGACAAAGGCATCTTAAAGGGAATCGCTGATAAGGCTGGGTATCGTCAATTTGTCATTCCTGCTGATGTGGGTGGGCGTTATTCTGTATTAACGCCTGTTGGTTTATTACCTGTGGCGGTTGCAGGCGTGGATATTCGTGCTTTAATGGATGGTGCACGTTATGCAGCGACAGAGTTAGCAGAAGAGGATTTGGGGCATAATGATGCCTACAAATATGCTGTAATGAGACATATGCTTTATGAGCAGGGCTATACCATTGAATTGCTTGCGTCCTTTGAGCCTGGACTCAATAAATTCCACGAATGGTGGAAGCAGCTTTTTGGTGAAAGTGAAGGGAAGGAGCACAAGGGACTATATCCTTCTACTGTTAATTTCTCCACTGATTTACATGCCATTGGGCAGTTTATTCAGGAGGGGAGTCGTGTTATGTTTGAGACATTGCTACACTTCCATGAAATAGAGGGCGATTTAGCTGTACCATTCGATGCTCGCAATGAGGATGGCTTGAATTATTTGTCGACTCGTACTTTTAATGAGATTAATGCGATTTCTAAGCAAGGAACGGCACTTGCACATGCAGAAGGGCAAGTGCCTGTTATTCAATTAGAATTGCCTAAGCTAGATGCTTATCATCTTGGGTATTTGATTTACTTCTTTATGAAGGCCTGTGCAATGAGTGCTTGTTTACTAGAGGTTAATCCATTTGATCAGCCTGGTGTTGAGGCCTATAAAAGTAAAATGCTAGAGTTGTTGAAAGAAGAAAAGGTGATAAGTAAATGA
- a CDS encoding phospho-sugar mutase, whose translation MKNVHELYNGWLEQSLPSYLAEELALIASDEQAVEDRFYQYVSFGTGGMRGVLGAGTNRINVYTIRRVAEGLARYIESNGEAAKKRGVVIAFDTRHFSYEFACETASVLGAHGIRSYVYKEARPTPQLSFTVRKLNAYAGVVITASHNPKQYNGFKVYGEDGAQLTPQFAEAIISDMNGIDDIFAIQVKELPFLEQQELVTWLAGDLDDAYLSSLLSLKENQDIALDMKLVYTPLHGAGLVPVSEGLRAFGFQQVHIVEQQAVQDGDFPTVSYPNPEESKAFELAMKLGTQVGADLLLATDPDADRLGVAVKNGDSYELLTGNQLGALLLHYLLSTKQQLGALPRNGVMLKTIVTSELGTQIAEKFGVTTVNTLTGFKYIAEKIAEYEQSGDYSYVFGYEESYGYLIETFVRDKDAVQVALKVAEMAAFYAKKGQTLLDGLQSLFDQFGTYQEALVSQVFEGKNGQEEMKAILNNLRQNAPTSIGGIAVKRFEDYLTGISTLADGTTENITLPKENVLKYVLEDSSWVAIRPSGTEPKCKFYFGVVGQTAEEAKDKLKRLQAAFEV comes from the coding sequence ATGAAGAATGTCCATGAATTATATAATGGCTGGTTGGAGCAGTCTCTTCCTAGCTATTTAGCTGAGGAGCTTGCCTTAATTGCAAGTGATGAACAAGCAGTCGAAGACCGTTTTTATCAATATGTGTCCTTTGGTACTGGTGGGATGCGTGGTGTTTTAGGCGCTGGAACGAATCGTATAAATGTTTATACGATTCGTCGTGTTGCTGAAGGGCTTGCTCGTTATATTGAATCCAATGGTGAAGCTGCTAAAAAGCGTGGTGTTGTTATTGCCTTTGATACACGCCATTTTTCATATGAATTTGCCTGTGAGACTGCGAGTGTACTAGGAGCACATGGTATTCGTTCATATGTTTATAAGGAAGCAAGACCAACCCCACAGCTGTCGTTTACGGTTCGGAAATTAAATGCTTATGCAGGTGTGGTCATTACAGCTAGCCATAATCCAAAGCAATACAATGGGTTTAAAGTATATGGTGAGGATGGTGCACAGTTAACACCCCAATTTGCAGAAGCTATTATAAGCGATATGAACGGAATTGATGATATTTTTGCTATTCAAGTGAAGGAACTCCCGTTTTTAGAACAGCAAGAGCTTGTTACTTGGCTTGCAGGTGATTTGGATGATGCGTATTTATCAAGTCTTTTAAGCTTAAAGGAAAATCAAGATATTGCATTGGATATGAAACTCGTTTATACACCTTTGCACGGTGCCGGCTTGGTGCCCGTTAGTGAAGGGTTGCGCGCATTTGGTTTTCAACAGGTACATATTGTAGAGCAGCAAGCTGTGCAGGATGGAGATTTTCCAACAGTTTCTTATCCTAACCCAGAGGAATCGAAAGCTTTTGAGTTAGCTATGAAGCTTGGTACACAGGTTGGAGCTGATCTTTTGCTGGCAACTGATCCAGATGCGGACCGTTTAGGTGTGGCTGTTAAAAATGGAGATAGTTATGAGCTGTTAACAGGCAATCAGCTTGGTGCTTTATTACTTCATTATTTATTGTCTACTAAGCAGCAACTTGGAGCGCTACCTAGAAATGGCGTTATGCTGAAAACAATAGTTACATCAGAATTAGGCACCCAGATTGCCGAAAAATTTGGCGTAACGACAGTAAACACATTAACAGGCTTTAAATACATTGCTGAGAAGATTGCAGAATATGAGCAATCTGGTGATTATTCGTATGTATTTGGCTATGAAGAAAGCTATGGCTATTTAATAGAAACTTTTGTACGTGATAAGGATGCTGTACAGGTTGCACTGAAGGTTGCAGAAATGGCTGCTTTTTATGCCAAGAAAGGGCAAACTTTATTAGATGGTCTGCAAAGCCTATTTGATCAATTTGGTACCTATCAAGAGGCACTAGTTTCTCAAGTATTTGAAGGTAAGAATGGTCAGGAAGAGATGAAAGCTATTTTAAATAACCTTCGCCAAAACGCGCCTACATCCATAGGTGGGATAGCGGTTAAACGTTTTGAGGATTATTTAACAGGTATTTCAACTTTAGCAGATGGCACTACTGAGAACAT